One window of the Rhodococcus sovatensis genome contains the following:
- the lnt gene encoding apolipoprotein N-acyltransferase, with protein MKGEPREAARIALSCIAAVVSGLLVFASFPPRQLWFLAPVGIALLVAVLLGFGREESPTKKGGFGYGFLAGLGFFVPLLPWIGVYVGPLPWLALAAAESVFIAIFGVLAVVLSRSRWWPLSIALAWSLVEWARSSFPFGGFPWGRLAFGQPDGWLLPLASIGGAPLLSFGVALTGCGLATIGHCVFVRRTPAMWLSAVASTVTASVVAVALLPTLTSDDPEPGDRTITVAAVQGSVPRLGLDFNAQRRAVLDNHVQETLRLADDVSAGKQPAPDLVIWPENASDIDPLRNSDAAALITEASEAVGAPILVGSVLVNDDRTTTNSVIVWDGAAGPGERHDKKIIQPFGEYLPYRSFFRLFSEYADRAGYFVPGTGNGVVHAAGIAVGIATCYEVAFDRALTESVRSGAEFIAIPTNNATFGDTEMTYQQLAMSRIRAVEHGRSVVVAATSGISATVSPRGTVMQETDLFVPQVLVQQISLRSDTTVGTDLGRIPEVLLCIAAALFVSARILNRRKTNL; from the coding sequence ATGAAGGGTGAGCCTCGTGAAGCCGCCCGCATTGCCCTGAGCTGCATCGCGGCAGTCGTTTCCGGACTCCTCGTGTTTGCGAGCTTTCCACCTCGTCAGCTGTGGTTCCTGGCGCCCGTCGGGATCGCGTTGCTCGTGGCCGTGTTGCTCGGGTTCGGTCGGGAAGAATCGCCGACCAAGAAGGGCGGGTTCGGGTACGGCTTCCTGGCGGGCCTCGGCTTCTTCGTGCCGCTGCTCCCATGGATCGGTGTGTACGTCGGACCACTGCCGTGGCTTGCACTCGCAGCCGCCGAATCGGTATTCATAGCGATCTTCGGGGTGTTGGCCGTCGTGCTGTCCCGATCTCGATGGTGGCCGCTGTCGATTGCTTTGGCATGGAGCCTCGTCGAGTGGGCAAGGTCTTCGTTTCCCTTCGGTGGATTCCCTTGGGGGCGTCTGGCATTCGGCCAGCCTGACGGTTGGCTTCTTCCGCTCGCGAGCATCGGTGGTGCACCGCTGCTGAGTTTCGGTGTGGCGCTGACCGGATGCGGACTTGCTACAATCGGACACTGCGTATTCGTGCGCCGAACACCGGCGATGTGGCTGTCCGCAGTGGCGAGCACCGTCACCGCGTCGGTCGTGGCCGTCGCCTTGCTTCCCACACTGACGTCCGACGATCCGGAACCGGGAGACCGCACTATCACGGTGGCAGCCGTGCAGGGGAGTGTGCCGCGACTCGGCCTCGACTTCAATGCGCAGCGCAGGGCTGTGCTGGACAACCACGTCCAGGAAACGCTGCGGCTCGCAGACGACGTTTCGGCAGGTAAGCAACCCGCGCCTGATCTGGTGATATGGCCCGAGAATGCCTCCGACATCGACCCTCTGCGAAACTCCGACGCCGCCGCCCTCATCACCGAGGCTTCGGAAGCGGTCGGCGCACCTATCCTCGTCGGGTCGGTTCTCGTGAACGACGACAGAACGACGACGAACTCGGTGATCGTGTGGGACGGAGCAGCCGGACCAGGCGAACGGCACGACAAAAAGATCATTCAACCGTTCGGTGAATACCTGCCCTACCGGAGTTTCTTTCGGCTGTTCTCCGAGTATGCAGACCGTGCAGGGTACTTCGTGCCGGGAACGGGCAACGGAGTGGTGCATGCCGCGGGAATCGCAGTCGGAATTGCGACGTGCTACGAAGTCGCGTTCGATCGCGCCCTGACCGAATCAGTACGATCCGGGGCCGAATTCATCGCAATACCGACGAACAATGCGACGTTCGGGGACACCGAGATGACATATCAGCAACTCGCAATGTCGCGAATACGGGCGGTCGAGCACGGAAGGTCAGTCGTGGTTGCGGCGACGAGCGGTATCAGTGCAACTGTCTCGCCCAGGGGGACGGTAATGCAGGAAACGGATCTTTTCGTTCCGCAAGTGCTGGTCCAGCAGATATCGCTGCGATCCGATACCACCGTTGGGACAGACCTCGGCCGGATACCGGAAGTGCTGCTGTGCATCGCGGCAGCGCTGTTCGTTTCGGCAAGAATCCTCAACCGGAGGAAAACAAACCTATAG